A genomic stretch from Theobroma cacao cultivar B97-61/B2 chromosome 4, Criollo_cocoa_genome_V2, whole genome shotgun sequence includes:
- the LOC18602364 gene encoding probable disease resistance protein At5g63020 produces METIVVPAAVEVAGSLVTPAVEGGKGIFNCLKHKYAYMKNIKKNIAKLKNEESYLSAVDEDVKRKLERNESTKEKTNRCETWLNEVAKIKQDIETLESDYGKTSTYLCGLCPFTGLLKLGKRIVRKTAEVVELKNQITQITIMVEKPPAAPIPVIRKHPPKIDDVPSLNSHVERLVEWLEDEKLKRICIWGPPGVGKTTIMENLHNRVGASCKFDIIFWVNVTAEGRIRNIQDVIWERLDMKMDGNYCADQRANMISDKLKDKRYVLFLDLDNILSEINLREVGIHDEHKHGKVVFACRYKNDNICGDTDEELNVRRLSKEDARNFFWKVVGSHLKGNPDIKPVAELIINECGGMPHLIKLIGNRLANMDDPAIWRDMLLKLRSPTMEPLEQLEEVYKAFKIVYERLTEEMKPCLLYWGVFPAGYEIFRDHIIDCWRAEKFFLNLRKLPKTRDRGHAILDEFVRKSLLEKGRKLGHFKMYEYFQRVALRIANLKENFNFFVTEDENIIEEEWERARRVSLIRVRLSTLPQRPQCRGILTLLLRESSLTEFPREFFGYMCGLQVLNLHETRINALPSSISSLINLKGLFLNNCDQLVQLPSQIGDLQSLEILDIRHTGLYSLPIEIGQLANLRCLRVSFTEDVGNHNHVEELRPMVPSNVITRLSKLEELSIGVSHNSSRYQNAAEIAREMSELEELTTLCFFFPEMVSFEAFIQNSKSWKGNETPSAGNSFRSFSIVVGCQRNSSASEFSVFECSAEKHLKFSAGNETPDAIFQVLRQAKAFELIGHQTASSLSVFPADKLQGLEACIIEECNEMESIIDRDRTGTAFEDNDSTNVEFERLKSLHINNLPKLTRIWQGSIESKNLCRLTTLTLKGCHRLQMLFSQGMIIRLSQLQKLQVEDCGIMKEIIEDGITVESHAFPKLKNLQLRDLPELCSICHVSLRWPSLETILIKTCMKIRNLPHTMQSASKLRIIQCTEDWWNQQDWPNNINEDDFREFLNFI; encoded by the coding sequence ATGGAGACAATAGTAGTGCCAGCAGCTGTCGAAGTAGCTGGTTCACTGGTTACACCAGCAGTGGAAGGTGGGAAGGGTATATTTAACTGTTTGAAGCACAAGTATGCTTACatgaagaatataaaaaagaatattgcCAAGCTTAAGAACGAGGAATCATATCTGTCTGCTGTAGATGAAGATGTTAAAAGAAAGCTGGAGAGGAACGaatcaacaaaagaaaagacaaacaGATGTGAAACCTGGCTCAATGAGGTGGCAAAGATTAAACAGGATATTGAAACACTAGAGAGTGACTACGGAAAAACCAGCACATACTTGTGCGGACTATGTCCATTTACTGGTTTGCTAAAGCTAGGCAAGCGTATTGTGAGAAAGACTGCAGAGGTAGTTGAGCTGAAGAATCAGATAACCCAGATAACTATAATGGTTGAGAAGCCACCAGCAGCACCAATTCCCGTCATTCGGAAGCATCCTCCGAAAATAGATGATGTGCCATCTCTTAATTCGCATGTAGAAAGACTGGTAGAGTGGCTAGAGGATgagaaattgaaaagaatCTGCATATGGGGACCTCCAGGAGTGGGGAAGACCACAATAATGGAAAATTTGCATAACAGGGTGGGTGCCTCTTGTAAATTTGATATTATCTTTTGGGTGAATGTAACAGCAGAAGGCAGAATAAGAAACATACAAGATGTAATCTGGGAGCGTTTAGACATGAAAATGGATGGAAATTATTGTGCTGATCAAAGAGCAAACATGATATCTGACAAGCTGAAGGACAAGAGATATGTATTGTTTCTTGATCTTGATAACATTTTGTCAGAGATTAATCTTAGAGAAGTTGGGATTCATGATGAACACAAGCATGGAAAGGTGGTGTTTGCATGCAGATACAAAAACGACAATATCTGTGGTGACACTGATGAAGAGTTGAATGTGCGGAGATTATCCAAGGAGGATGCTCGAAACTTTTTCTGGAAAGTAGTCGGTTCTCATCTTAAAGGCAATCCAGATATCAAGCCAGTTGCAGAACTCATTATAAATGAATGTGGGGGCATGCCGCACTTGATCAAGTTAATAGGCAATAGATTGGCAAACATGGATGACCCTGCAATATGGCGGGATATGTTGTTAAAATTAAGGTCACCAACTATGGAACCACTAGAACAACTAGAAGAAGTTTACAAGGCTTTTAAAATTGTCTATGAAAGACTAACTGAAGAGATGAAGCCCTGTTTGCTGTATTGGGGAGTTTTTCCTGCTGGTTATGAAATTTTTCGAGACCATATAATTGATTGCTGGAGAGCAgagaagttttttttaaacCTAAGGAAGCTTCCAAAGACACGTGACAGGGGGCATGCTATATTAGATGAATTTGTGAGGAAGTCCTTACTGGAAAAGGGAAGAAAGTTGGGGCATTTCAAGATGTATGAGTATTTTCAACGGGTGGCATTAAGGATTGCAAATCTCAAagagaatttcaatttttttgtcaCAGAGGATGAAAACATTATAGAGGAAGAGTGGGAACGTGCAAGGAGAGTTTCACTGATTCGGGTTCGCCTATCCACTCTACCACAAAGACCTCAATGTCGTGGGATCTTAACATTGTTACTTCGGGAGAGTAGCTTGACTGAATTTCCGAGGGAATTCTTTGGCTATATGTGTGGTCTTCAAGTTCTGAACTTGCACGAAACAAGAATCAATGCACTTCCATCATCTATCTCCAGCTTAATAAATCTGAAGGGGCTCTTTTTAAACAACTGTGATCAGTTAGTACAGCTTCCTTCTCAGATAGGAGATCTCCAGAGCCTTGAAATCCTTGATATACGTCATACTGGTCTCTATAGTTTGCCCATTGAGATTGGACAATTGGCTAATCTAAGATGTTTGAGAGTTTCATTCACAGAAGATGTTGGCAACCACAACCATGTTGAAGAACTGAGGCCAATGGTTCCTTCTAATGTGATCACAAGGCTTTCTAAGTTAGAAGAACTGAGCATTGGTGTGAGCCATAATAGCAGCAGATATCAAAATGCAGCTGAAATTGCTCGTGAAATGTCTGAGTTGGAAGAATTAACAActctttgtttcttcttccctGAGATGGTGTCTTTTGAAGCTTTCATCCAGAATAGCAAATCATGGAAAGGAAATGAGACACCTTCAGCAGGTAATAGCTTCAGATCATTCAGCATTGTTGTTGGCTGCCAGAGAAACAGTTCTGCATCTGAATTTAGTGTCTTTGAATGCTCAGCTGAAAAGCACCTGAAGTTTTCTGCAGGAAATGAAACTCCTGATGCTATTTTTCAGGTACTTAGGCAAGCCAAAGCTTTTGAACTGATTGGCCATCAAACTGCTTCCAGTTTATCAGTTTTCCCTGCTGATAAATTACAAGGTTTGGAAGCATGTATCATTGAGGAATGTAATGAGATGGAGAGCATCATAGACAGAGACAGAACAGGCACCGCATTCGAAGACAATGACAGCACAAATGTTGAATTTGAACGCTTGAAAAGCCTACACATAAACAATCTCCCGAAATTGACACGGATCTGGCAAGGCTCAATAGAATCTAAAAATCTCTGTAGGCTCACAACTCTCACATTAAAAGGATGCCACCGCCTACAAATGCTTTTTTCACAAGGAATGATCATACGACTCTCTCAGTTACAAAAGCTGCAGGTGGAGGACTGTGGCATCATGAAAGAGATTATTGAAGATGGAATTACAGTTGAATCCCACGCCTTTCCCAAGCTGAAGAATTTGCAGCTTCGTGACTTACCAGAATTATGCTCTATTTGTCATGTCTCCTTGCGATGGCCCTCTTTGGAGACAATATTGATCAAGACATGCATGAAGATAAGAAATTTACCTCATACCATGCAAAGCGCATCCAAACTGAGAATAATTCAGTGCACTGAAGATTGGTGGAACCAGCAGGATTGGCCAAATAACATTAATGAAGATGATTTCAGAGAGTTTCTCAATTTCATATGA